CACGCCCGGGGTGGCGCTGCCCGCCGGTGCGTCCCTGCTCGCCGGGGTGGTGCTGTTCTTCGCCCCCGACCTGACCGTGCGGTGCGAGGCCGCCCGCCGGCGTGCCGACTTCCGGCACGCCATCACCGGCTACCTCGACCTGGTGGCCCTGGAACGTAGCGCCGGCGCCGGACCCGTCGACGCCCTGGAAAAGGCCGCCTCGGTCAGCGACGGCTGGGCCTTCGCCCGCATCACCGCCGTACTCGAGCAGGCCCGCCGCAACCAGCGACCCGCCTGGGAAGGACTGGCCCGGCTGGGCCGGCAGGTCGGCATCACCGAACTCACCGACCTGGCCGACATCGCCGCCCTCGCCGGGCAAGAAGGCGCCCGCGTCCTGGACACCCTCATCAGCAAGGCCGCCTCCATGCGCGGCCAGGCCCTGACCGCCGCCAAAGCCGAAGCCAACGGCCGCACCACCGCCATGGTCATCCCCATCGCCCTGCTCGGCGCGGCCTTCCTGCTGCTGCTGACCTTCCCCCAGATCTACCGGCTGGCCATCGCCGGCTGACCCCCTCGCAAGGAGAACGATGCGCCTTCCCACCGTCATGTCCCCGCGGCTGACCCTCCTGCTACTGCGCGCGCAGGCCGCCCTGCAGCGCCTGCGCGAGGACCGCGGCGCCAGCACCCTGGAATGGGTCGTCCTCACCACCCTGATCATCGGCATCGCCATCGCCGCCGCGGCCGTGATGAAGGACAAGGTCACCGAATGGCTCGCCAAGATCCCATGACCGCTCCTCACGCCGCCGGCTCGCGCCGTTCCCGCCGCGTCCCGCGGCGCCGGGTGATGCGCGACCGCGGAGCGGCCACCCTGGAGATGGTCATCCTGTTCCCGCTGCTGCTCCTGATCGTGGCAGCGGCCGTCCAGGCCGTCTTCGTCTACCAGGCCCACGCCACCGCACACGCCGCAGCCCAGGAAGGCGTCCGGGCGGCCCGCGCCCACGGCGCATCCCGCTCCGCCGGACCGGCCGCCGCGCTGCGCTTCGCCACCCGCGTCGGCGGCGCCTTCCTCACTCACCCCACCGCCCGGGCGGGCGGCGACACCGGCACCGTCGAAGTGATGGTCACCGGCCGGGCGCCGTCCTTCCTGCCTGTCGGCCAGTGGACGGTTTCGGAGGTCTCCCGCGCCCCGGTCGAACGCTTCATCCCCGCGGACCGCCCATGAACCGCCCAAGTGCGCCGCGGGACGGCGAGCGAGGGAGCGCGACGCTGGAGCTGGTGGTCCTCGCCCCCGCGCTGCTCGCGCTCATCGCCCTGGTCGTCCTCACCGGACGTATCGCCACCGCCTACAGCACGGTCGAATCGGCCGCCCGCGACGCCGCCCGGCAAGCCTCCATCGCCCGCGACCCCGCCCAGGCCCGGCGCGCCGCCACGACCAGCGCCGCCGCCGCGCTGCACCGCGAGGGCCTGCGCTGCGGACCCTCGCTCGCGGTGGACACCAGCGGATTCTCCCGCCAAGTCGGTACCCCTGCCCAGGTCGTCGCCCGCGTGACCTGCACCCTCCGGCTCGGCGACCTGCTGCCCGGGCTCCCCGGCGACAAGACGGTCCGCGCGTCGTTCGCCTCGCCCATCGACCCCTACCGGGGGAGAGCTCTGGGGTTCGCGGCTCCTGACGGCTCCTCAGCCGATGCCGAGCGTGCCGAGACGGGAGGCGGCCATGCGTGACGGCATGGGCTGGCGGACCGGAACGAGCCGCCTGCCGGAGTGCGGCAGCTCAACGATCGCTGCGGAGGTACTGGCGGGCCCGGTTCCACACGTGCTCGAACTCGGCCGCGGTCAGGGCGATGGGCTCGTATTCGTCCCACTCCTGCACAGGGCTCTCGGCGGTCAGGCCGTAGGTCGCCTCGTACTGGCCGAGCTGCCCCGCTGCCTGAGCCTGCTGCCATTCCGTCAGGGACGCAGCAGCGATGGGTATGCCGTCCGGTCCGCGGAACTCGACCTGGCGGCTCACCCAGCCGTCGGCATCGACCTCGAAATAGAACCACACGCCCTCGTCATCCCAATAGGCGCGGAACCAGCGCGTCATGGAGCCAGCATGCCGGACGCAACGAACACGATGCGCGTCCGACGTGACGAGGTCGGGGTGGCCGGCGGCTGGGGTGTAGCCAGGGGCGGCGTGGACGCTGACGACTACCGAGCCACCGTTCCTCCGCCCACCAGCGCCTCGCCCAGGCAAACAGCCCACCACGAGCATGCGGCAGCGGAGGCGGCATGACCAGGGCACGCGACCGCGGGTCGGTCACCCTGTTCACCGCCGTAGCGGTCTTCCCGCTGATGCTGCTGCTCGCCGCTTTCCTGTGGGACGGCACCGCCAAGCTCCGCGCCGGCCGCGAGGCCTACAACATCGCGGAAGAAGCAGCCCGAGCCGGCGCCGGATACGTCGACCGGCGCGCCGCCTACACCGACGGCCGCTACATCGTCGACCAGGCCGCCGCCCTCCGCGCCGCGCGCTCCTACCTCGCCACCACCGGCCACACCGGGACCGCCGCACCGGCCGGCGCTCACGCCATCCAGGTCCGCGTACGGGTGAGCGAACCCACCCTGTTCCTGGCCCTGATCGGCATCGACGACATCGCGGTGACCGGGACGGCCACTGCCCGCCTCGTCCCCGGCGTAGAGGGAGAACTCCGATGACCAGGTTCCGCCTGCTGGACGGGCTACGGGCGCTGCTGGCCGCGGCCGTCTTGACCGCGCTCATCGCCGGCGTGCCGCTCGCGCTGTACGCACTGGCCGGATCGCCCCTGCCCGCCCACCTTTCCAGCCTGGGTGAGATCGGCCACGTGCTGACTCACCGCGACGACGGCACCCTCTTCCTCGCCGTCGTTAAGGCGGTCAGCTGGGCGGCGTGGGCGAGCTTCGTGACCAGCACCCTGGTCGAGCTCGCCTCCCGGATCCGCGGCCGCGCCACCCCGCACCTGCCCGGGCTCGGCGCCGCCCAATGGCTGTCGGCCCAGCTCATCTCTTCGGTCGCGCTCGCCGCCGGCTCCCCGGCCGCGTTCGTCATGGCCGCCGTTCCGCCCGCCGCCGTGGTCGCCGTCGCCCCCGCGGCGCTGGCCGACACCACCACCG
This genomic window from Microbispora sp. ZYX-F-249 contains:
- a CDS encoding pilus assembly protein TadG-related protein, with product MTRARDRGSVTLFTAVAVFPLMLLLAAFLWDGTAKLRAGREAYNIAEEAARAGAGYVDRRAAYTDGRYIVDQAAALRAARSYLATTGHTGTAAPAGAHAIQVRVRVSEPTLFLALIGIDDIAVTGTATARLVPGVEGELR
- a CDS encoding TadE/TadG family type IV pilus assembly protein, which produces MNRPSAPRDGERGSATLELVVLAPALLALIALVVLTGRIATAYSTVESAARDAARQASIARDPAQARRAATTSAAAALHREGLRCGPSLAVDTSGFSRQVGTPAQVVARVTCTLRLGDLLPGLPGDKTVRASFASPIDPYRGRALGFAAPDGSSADAERAETGGGHA
- a CDS encoding TadE/TadG family type IV pilus assembly protein, which encodes MTAPHAAGSRRSRRVPRRRVMRDRGAATLEMVILFPLLLLIVAAAVQAVFVYQAHATAHAAAQEGVRAARAHGASRSAGPAAALRFATRVGGAFLTHPTARAGGDTGTVEVMVTGRAPSFLPVGQWTVSEVSRAPVERFIPADRP
- a CDS encoding type II secretion system F family protein, with the protein product MNLFLLAGALTGFGLFLLVRELRPAPPRLEDAVARLRAGYVPPDTSGDLAQRLGRLMATHLGSLPCPHRDLALLGRPVERFLATKLGLAVLGLLLPAAVSALMTVMGGTPGVALPAGASLLAGVVLFFAPDLTVRCEAARRRADFRHAITGYLDLVALERSAGAGPVDALEKAASVSDGWAFARITAVLEQARRNQRPAWEGLARLGRQVGITELTDLADIAALAGQEGARVLDTLISKAASMRGQALTAAKAEANGRTTAMVIPIALLGAAFLLLLTFPQIYRLAIAG